TGCACATAACACATGCGtctgcaatttttttatttacatttatagatgtcatcacttttttatttgttttttcggTATTGTTAAAATGCCCTTGAGCTACAAAGTGTTTTTTAAGTGAGAACAAGATCCAAGCTAGTGATGTCAATCTCAAAACACGGGAATATGGCACCACCTTATGTTTCTGTGATAAAAAGacgtaaaaattaaaaaatccccAACAAGCCTGTCTTTTGAACAGCTCTTTGAAAGGAACGGCTCTTCATGAGCCCTAATTCCCATCTTTAGTGGGTGTTGGCTGGGTTGCTGACCTCACCCCAGCTTTTTAATGATTGGTCACCACTGTCTCTGCTACAACCATTTGCAGTTACCACTACTGTATTTTAGAATATCCCATCCTCACcaagtatgtgtacatgtatttaGCTCCATATCCTGGTCTGGTCGAGAAAAGGTTAATTGGACATATGATTCATTATCAATGCATGCATTTATTATTCAGCCACACAGAAGAAAAGTCACAgtatttttttcagaattttattCCTTAAATTATTCTATAAAATATCATTTACATTTGCTTTATTAGTTTACATATATTTTCACTGATGAACAAGTTTGGCTATTTTCCCTGTCCACGCTCATATGTGACCACACATTGATCCTAAAGACATTGTGCAGTAATCTCCAGTGCCAAAGTGGGTGGGGAGAGAAGAGTGGTGGTCTGGGGAGTGGGAAGGGTTTTGGGGCACGAGTTTGTAGAGAGCATGCCAGGAGTGGGTCAGGTAGGATAGCCTGACAGTATATACCATTACCACACAGAGAGTTAAAAGGAGCGTCAACCTTTAACCAATTGTGTTCAAACAGCAAAATGTAATACAGTATTCCATGCCACAAAATAACAAAGCTTTTGCTTTTCCAAACATCCGCAATTAGTGTCCAGTGGTGTATGTCAAGTACATATTTCGCAATAGTCCAACCCAGCAGCAACCCTAAAAACTGTTTAGCCCTTTAGTGACCTAAATAGCAGTCTGCTGTCTAGAACCGTGTCAGTTGGTGTGCCGGGGCAGTTTTTGTCATAGGTGTCGATCTCTAGACTTCATATAAAGATTTCCATCTACAGGCAAGTCTATACTCTAGCAAAATCATATCATTTACTATCTGGGACATTGACAAGACATCCAGGACAAATCACAGGATTCTATCCTTGTTCTTCATTTGGCAATATCATCCCGGTTGCAATCCTTCTAAAAGTCACCATTGTTGCTGGTAGGATTCACAATAAACAACtaaatgtatgtgcatgtatctatcacaagtgtgtgtatatatacactcgATATAAATTATAAACAAGAATTTAAAGCATCTAAAAGGCGTCTGATGAAAACAATGATTGCACACCACTTCGGGTCACTCAAGACATCAGTGATACAGTGTTTTCCTTTGCTTAAAATAATTGaagttgattttttaaaaataaatctcaACAATCACTCCAGCAGAAGCAAAACatctcaagttttttttttgtatgaaaaaGACAACACAAACCTCAAGTTCTTAAAGGGAGGGAATACAAACAAGTTTGTTCAATCAAACATCATACCCTAACACGGTCTTATGGTGAACGAAAGCCTGATCACTACTGACTTACAACCATCATGCGAGTATGGCCACCAAGAGGCATCTCTGAAACACTGTGTGGTGATTAATCCGCACTCGCGTGCATTTCATTTGCAGATATTGTTTACAAAAAATGGCAGATGAATGATGTAAGGCAATGGAGTTAATTTCCAAAGAGAACATAACTTTCAAAATAACCAACATTTATAAACTGCATTAACTCACGGAATTTTAAGCACTTAAACGACTAAATGTAATGTGAAAACTAAACACTAAATGTGCGGTACAAATTGGTTTCAATAAATTAATCAATACATCATTGACATTGCTGATGATGGTTATAACTGGAGAACCAGGCTATGCAGAAGCTGGTGCGTATGAGCTCAAACCAATAGCCTGAGAGGGACACAAGAAAGTATCACATTACCACTACTAAACATACAAACTTCAATGACAACCAGCCGGACACACTAAAAAACAGCCTTTGTGAAGCTAAAATGTGCTTGGATTTTTTCTCAAATCAGATTATAGTAAATGACAGGTAAAATGTGCACCAAATAAGGTTGACAGACATCACAGGCCACAGGATATAACATTTTCAAATAGATgttttaacactatattatttaaCATTAACGTGGGTGGATGTTGCCATCTGTCAGCAGCAGAACAAACTGCACCCATTAAGTGGGCCTCCTGTCAAAGCCGCCACAACAGCTCAAGAGCTTTTCCTTAACCGGATTTATacaactgtccatcaagtgacTTGTCCCGAGTGCAGAGCAGCAGCAATTAAGTGATAATTAATATGTAGTGTTATTGGGCAGCGTTTCAGTTACATTTAGAGTAAAATATTTGATATTTACTGATATTTATGTTCTGAACAAGTTTGTACTTGTGATGGTCTCTGCTGCACATTTGCAAATGATGAATCCCTCGGAGTCACCAGTCAAAAAAGCATGCATTTAACTCACTAAGTCACATTTAATCAAACATGTCATTAGTAGTGATTTGTTCTCGAATGCGCAATGTTCTAAGAGATCATGGACTCAGAACTCGGCCTAAAACGAGAATAGTACTGATTCAACAGTACTATTAATGTGGCATGGGAAGCCTTTACTGCAGTATTATACTGCATCACACATACAGGTGGTTTGTTCACATGCACTGTTAGATTGGTAATGAAAACCTGTTAAGATAACCAAGTTTTATACGTAATCAGCGTTCTCTTGTATATCTCCCAAggatatataatatgtacaatttttttttaacatttcaggGAGTAGTCAAAGACTGCAAAGTCAAACTCTGTTAAGCAGTTTGAGGTAGACAGAAAGCATGACAGATCAGACATTTTCCCATTTTACACCTTTTAAGACAATTCAGAGtatgcctgaagtaatgcatgTACTCAATTTGTGTCCCTGACACTTGCTTTGACTTCACCTGAGACTACAGGGAACATCTGCTCTGGTGAGGGGATAATGCAGCATCCTGGACCACAGAAGTTCTGAGATCGTACTGGATTTAACGTGGATTGGATGGAATTAGAACAGACACActgccacacacacgcacacacacacacaaacaagctATTTACTCAAAAGAGGTCAACCTTTTTACTTCCCAAGGTAATAGCAGCAGTAAAACGTCAGCCAGAAACAAAGGGGGTTCATTTACAAGGCATGACTTCATAAATAAAATATGGCATCTGCTCATTGTCTCAGTCAGTCATTTTGAGATACAGTACAGTACTTCCAACTTAGTCTTCATCTTTTCAAAAGTCTCACATTGTTCTACAGACTAGAGATTAAAATATATACTATTAGGTTACTAACTTCCAGTGTATCTTTTATCACtattttcaagttttaaaaagtaattttccCCGCTTGGGTATTTTAAGTGCTAGCACACAGGTGCATGcaagcacacacatacatatatcatatactttatttatatttgatgatttttttttagcttagAAGTATGTATAATTTTGGATGGAATTTGTAATTAGAAGGTATTTAACTCTAAGTTCCCATGTAGAGAGCAAAAGTGCTACAACATCACATCACTAATAAAGAGTGGGTAGCAAGGCAAAATAaagtattacagtaaaaaaaaggccAGAACTTTGAGCAAACATGATGGCCTAACCAACAAAGAGAGAAAATACACGGTATGGAGTTGAAAAAGCTAAAAGGGGAGATTGCAAGTGATTGTAAGCATCAATGCAAGGCTATGTTGCCTTTTAAGGGAGGAAACTAAAAGCAGAGAAGCAAAGCCTATACCTGGATCATCGGTACACCATGTGAGAGATGGTGCCAGATTTAAAGTTGAGCTGATGGTTGGGCACAAACATGTGCTGGGGATTCTTCCGTGTGCAGATATCCTTGGCATATAAGCCCATGCATGTGTCACATGACACCTTAGAACAGTTCACACAGGTGTGAGATGCACCTGGCTTGTTGCAAAACCCGCATCGCGATCCCCCCATGCTGATGCGCTCACTCGTTCCTCCCTTTGGCGTCGTCAAAGCAGCAGACTTGCTTGGGAACAACTTAGTAGACAGCAAAGGTTTATCCACCATTTGGGAGTGAGGGTGTGAATGGGTGTGAGAATGGGTCAGTGTGAGGGGGTGGGGATGGAGATGCGAGTAGGAATGAGTGTTTGAGTAGACAGAAAGCTTTTCCTTAACAGGAATATATCCATCCAGTGGTCGTGGAGATTTGGCGTGGTAGTCTTGCAGGCTACAGCAAGGAGCGGGCTCAACATCGTGACAGGCAGCGCACAGTATCACATCACACCTCTGGCAGGAGGCGATCGTAGAGCAGCCCATCCCACAGCCCTGGCACTTCACACTGCCGTGGGCTTTGAGCAGCCACCCATCTCTGGCGTCTCGAGGCTCTCGGGACGCAGGTCGTGAGGGGGTTTGTCTTCCACCAATTCCACCCCCGCCTCGCTCTGTGTACAAGTCAATCTCATCCAATGACGAGAGATGGTAGGATGTGTAAGCATCAGCGAGGGGGGGTGACTGCGTGGGGAAGAAATCTGCAATGGGGCTGTAGGACGGGGGTGCTGCAACGGAGAAAAGAGATGTCGAGGTGTTGGGTCTGATGATCTCATCCTTCATATCTTCTTCTGCATCCACAAACAGAGGCTCCTTCCTCAGACTCAATGAGGCTTTCAAAATCGGTTTACTAACTGCTGCGTGCCAGTGACCTGCCCCATCTGTCACATCCACAGACTTTGACGGTCGGCTACCTCGCCTCAGGTGGGGAACATGAGGCCTCTCAATATCCAGAGGCTGCACAGATAGGCGAGCCATATCAGCCCCAAGGCTGTCACGTCTGCGAAGCGCTTCAGCACAGCCAGCTGCATCATCTCGGCAGCCCTTGCGGAGTTCCAGGGCCTCCAACTCTGATGCGGAACCGCGGGCCAGTGCCACTACTTCTCCCAAAAGACGACATTCTGCCTGGGCCAGGAAGAGCTCAAAAGCCAACTGGCGGAGATGACCCGAGCCTCCTGGATGTTCCTGAAAATAGAATTGGGAGTCATGGTCGCAGGTGTAGCCAATTGTGCGCATTAGAGATCGGAGTTCAGCGTCAGAAATTGCGGCCTTTAGATGGTACACATATGGGCCAGTGAAAGTCTGTAAGAGAAAAACAGTTGAATCGTATTATCAATGTGTACtaaaaaaatataactaaaaatacATTGTTGAAGGAGAGGCTCTTGCTCAGTGTTCAAAACTGGTTAAACTACCAATGCATGGTCACAAAGAACCACAATGCATCACACCGCATAGCTGTTGGAGTTTCTCTTGCATTCAAACCCGTAAAATTAGAGTTCAGCGGTCAACCGTAACGCTAACTTTTGATTGACATCAGAGAAGAATTAAGATATAAAATGCTTATTATTGTGCTTTCAGCGTGACGTTAAACTATATTGTTATCTATTTTATAATGAAAGGTCATGTAAGATTCACATATTTTCCAAATGTTCAGATGTACCGAATATTGCAGAGAGTAAGGTGAACTAACATAACAACAATGGCTGAGTGATCTCTTGCTGAAATTACTAAACGTGTAATCTTTAAAGGGGGACTGCACTTTTCAAGGAActttgcctatcattcaaaatCATTATGAAACGGATGTATTTTtcaaatgcattctaaatattaaaaaatgcaATTACAGTCCGGATACAACTgcactattctgcctataaaaacATCCAACCACCTCCATTAAGCTTTTATAGATGATATTagttatatatatgtaatgtagtaatggatACATTTATAATCACAATTAATATTTACAAATTTTgcccattttaagcatacgcgccaaattaatttaaaaaatgcaacaCAACGTTCGATTTTTTACCGCactacatcactgattactactcactgcagactttgtgagagccaacgaaCATCATAAAACAACACTTACTGAGAAAagatctgctgtcattaggaggccggctgctaggatgttcatatatttccgTTTATATCAAGAATGACTCATAACCCCTTTGCGAAGAAAAGCAAGGTGGAACCAGGCGTCTTTAAATTGGCAACAAATTGGGATTAAATTGGCTGTTAAAgtttaccaacttgtcggaatacatccTTGTTCTTCTATTTTCCAGGTGGGAAGCATGACTTATAATGTACAATAAAGTTTGACACATGAAGGAAAAGAGAAAGAACTTTACCACTTGATGTCGTCAAGGACATGCAAGCTTGTGATCATGATGCTGCTATATACAGTTTATCTGTGCtaacgcttataataacaatatcattaatatttggttaatattaaagtcatgaaatgtaaatggagtatttttgacatttttatatGGTTAGTTATTGtgttttatgggcaaaatagtggATCCTTTGGCTACGCTGTAAGAGGACTTTCATTTACgttgatttaatatttagaatacattaaaGAAAAATATCCGTCGTTATGTCTTTTATTATGATTGTGAACATTAGact
The DNA window shown above is from Nerophis ophidion isolate RoL-2023_Sa linkage group LG06, RoL_Noph_v1.0, whole genome shotgun sequence and carries:
- the spata2 gene encoding spermatogenesis-associated protein 2 isoform X1, producing the protein MDAKLKEDLFRRYVGALERRLEDGGGLSVMANPHDGDKRRHKDSEALLSTATALLGAYQPDPGQRFRMVRFYEVVESSLRCQRGGNLRSLERAFHTLETICTNLLLFPWKKEFRCIKTFTGPYVYHLKAAISDAELRSLMRTIGYTCDHDSQFYFQEHPGGSGHLRQLAFELFLAQAECRLLGEVVALARGSASELEALELRKGCRDDAAGCAEALRRRDSLGADMARLSVQPLDIERPHVPHLRRGSRPSKSVDVTDGAGHWHAAVSKPILKASLSLRKEPLFVDAEEDMKDEIIRPNTSTSLFSVAAPPSYSPIADFFPTQSPPLADAYTSYHLSSLDEIDLYTERGGGGIGGRQTPSRPASREPRDARDGWLLKAHGSVKCQGCGMGCSTIASCQRCDVILCAACHDVEPAPCCSLQDYHAKSPRPLDGYIPVKEKLSVYSNTHSYSHLHPHPLTLTHSHTHSHPHSQMVDKPLLSTKLFPSKSAALTTPKGGTSERISMGGSRCGFCNKPGASHTCVNCSKVSCDTCMGLYAKDICTRKNPQHMFVPNHQLNFKSGTISHMVYR
- the spata2 gene encoding spermatogenesis-associated protein 2 isoform X2, with amino-acid sequence MDAKLKEDLFRRYVGALERRLEDGGGLSVMANPHDGDKRRHKDSEALLSTATALLGAYQPDPGQRFRMVRFYEVVESSLRCQRGGNLRSLERAFHTLETICTNLLLFPWKKEFRCIKEHPGGSGHLRQLAFELFLAQAECRLLGEVVALARGSASELEALELRKGCRDDAAGCAEALRRRDSLGADMARLSVQPLDIERPHVPHLRRGSRPSKSVDVTDGAGHWHAAVSKPILKASLSLRKEPLFVDAEEDMKDEIIRPNTSTSLFSVAAPPSYSPIADFFPTQSPPLADAYTSYHLSSLDEIDLYTERGGGGIGGRQTPSRPASREPRDARDGWLLKAHGSVKCQGCGMGCSTIASCQRCDVILCAACHDVEPAPCCSLQDYHAKSPRPLDGYIPVKEKLSVYSNTHSYSHLHPHPLTLTHSHTHSHPHSQMVDKPLLSTKLFPSKSAALTTPKGGTSERISMGGSRCGFCNKPGASHTCVNCSKVSCDTCMGLYAKDICTRKNPQHMFVPNHQLNFKSGTISHMVYR